Proteins encoded together in one Vitis vinifera cultivar Pinot Noir 40024 chromosome 4, ASM3070453v1 window:
- the LOC100261115 gene encoding uncharacterized protein LOC100261115 gives MMGGVPQPLRALGAATAIISGGMLALSLASSLTMRTLRAAADAKRKKVALPCGVCRGKGYYICKLCKGNSTIEWSPLYDPVVINPCVCPTCDGNRVQKCLNCLGKGYN, from the exons ATGATGGGCGGTGTGCCGCAGCCACTCAGGGCCTTGGGTGCTGCAACTGCTATCATATCCGGCGGAATGTTAGCTCTCTCTCTCGCTTCCTCTCTCACCATGCGAACGCTTCGAGCAGCTGCCGACGCTAAACGC AAAAAGGTTGCATTGCCTTGTGGAGTTTGTAGAGGAAAAGGCTATTACATATGCAAGCTATGCAAGGGAAACTCCACAATCGAATGGTCTCCTCTGTATGACCCTGTTGTTATAAACCCTTGTGTTTGCCCTACTTGTGATGGAAACAG GGTACAAAAATGTCTCAACTGTTTGGGAAAGGGCTATAATTGA
- the LOC100266322 gene encoding cytokinin riboside 5'-monophosphate phosphoribohydrolase LOG8, translating into MEEKSNTRSKFKRVCVFCGSNSGNRKVFSDAALELGNELVKRKINLVYGGGSVGLMGLISQTVYDGDCHVLGVIPRALMPLEISGQTVGEVRIVSDMHERKAEMAQEADAFIALPGGYGTMEELLEMITWSQLGIHKKPVGLLNVDGYYNFLLALFDNGVKEGFIKPGARHIVVSAPTAKELLVKMEQYTPAHEHVASHESWQMEQQGEYPKSQNPQ; encoded by the exons ATGGAAGAAAAAAGCAACACAAGAAGCAAATTCAAGAGGGTTTGTGTGTTCTGTGGGAGCAACTCTGGTAATAGGAAAGTTTTCAGTGATGCTGCTCTGGAATTGGGAAATGAACTG GTAAAGAGAAAGATAAACTTAGTCTATGGAGGGGGAAGTGTTGGATTAATGGGTTTGATTTCCCAGACGGTGTATGATGGAGATTGCCATGTTCTTGG TGTCATTCCAAGAGCCCTCATGCCTCTTGAG ATATCTGGCCAAACTGTTGGAGAAGTAAGAATTGTGTCGGACATGCATGAGCGGAAAGCTGAAATGGCTCAAGAAGCTGATGCTTTTATTGCTCTTCCTG GAGGATATGGAACCATGGAAGAGCTGCTGGAGATGATTACATGGTCGCAACTGGGAATTCATAAAAAACCA GTTGGTCTGCTAAATGTTGATGGGTACTACAACTTTTTGCTTGCATTATTTGACAACGGTGTCAAAGAAGGCTTCATCAAGCCAGGTGCTCGGCATATAGTTGTCTCTGCTCCAACAGCCAAAGAACTTCTAGTAAAGATGGAG CAATACACTCCGGCCCATGAGCATGTTGCTTCTCATGAAAGCTGGCAGATGGAGCAACAGGGCGAGTATCCAAAGTCGCAAAATCCACAGTGA